From Stenotrophomonas nitritireducens, the proteins below share one genomic window:
- the gltS gene encoding sodium/glutamate symporter — protein sequence MIQLDAVQTVAFAGLTLFAGYALCRAIPFFRRYNLPEPVVGGLLVALAVWWAHGQQTTLFTLDTTLKTPLMVAFFTTLGINASVRLLRVSGKQVMLFLLIGSLFAVLQNLIGISVAKLFGLNPMFGVLAGSATLTGGPATGLAFAGHFEQAGLVGAESLAVTAAMAGIICGGLVGGPVITVLMQRFKVAHPSQKATGAQLGEDEAVTVRYPSESAREFDALKSIVVLLMAMWLGVWVGKGFEGLGLTLPTYIGAMLVGAVIRNIDDYTGWIKLSVPTTDLIGNICLALFLAIALMDLKLWELAGMGFPLLVNLIIQVTVVALFAVPIYWLMGRDYDAAVMGGGFIGFMLGTTANAMAVMRRLAQRYGPAPRAFLVAPLVGAFFIDFINALIITGFLNFWPH from the coding sequence ATGATCCAACTTGACGCAGTACAGACAGTCGCCTTTGCCGGCCTGACCCTGTTTGCCGGCTACGCATTGTGCCGCGCCATTCCGTTCTTCCGCCGCTACAACCTGCCCGAGCCGGTGGTTGGCGGCCTGCTGGTAGCACTGGCGGTGTGGTGGGCGCATGGTCAGCAGACCACCCTGTTCACGCTGGATACCACGCTGAAGACGCCCTTGATGGTGGCCTTCTTCACCACCCTGGGCATCAATGCCAGCGTGCGGTTACTACGGGTCAGCGGCAAGCAGGTGATGTTGTTCCTGCTGATCGGTAGCCTGTTCGCGGTGCTGCAGAACCTGATCGGCATCAGCGTGGCCAAGCTGTTCGGCCTGAATCCAATGTTCGGTGTGCTGGCCGGCTCGGCCACGCTGACCGGTGGCCCGGCAACCGGCCTGGCCTTTGCTGGCCATTTCGAGCAGGCCGGCCTGGTCGGCGCGGAAAGCCTGGCAGTGACCGCAGCAATGGCCGGCATCATCTGTGGCGGCCTGGTCGGCGGCCCGGTGATCACCGTGCTGATGCAGCGCTTCAAGGTGGCCCATCCCAGCCAGAAAGCGACCGGCGCGCAGCTTGGCGAGGACGAAGCCGTCACCGTGCGTTACCCCAGCGAATCCGCACGCGAGTTCGATGCACTCAAGAGCATCGTCGTGCTGCTGATGGCGATGTGGCTCGGCGTCTGGGTGGGCAAGGGTTTTGAAGGCCTGGGCCTGACCCTGCCGACCTATATCGGCGCGATGCTGGTGGGCGCGGTGATCCGCAACATCGACGACTACACCGGCTGGATCAAACTGTCGGTGCCCACTACCGACCTGATCGGCAATATCTGCCTGGCGCTGTTCCTGGCCATCGCGCTGATGGATCTCAAACTCTGGGAACTGGCCGGCATGGGCTTCCCGCTGCTGGTCAACCTGATCATCCAGGTGACGGTGGTGGCGCTGTTCGCGGTGCCGATCTACTGGCTGATGGGACGCGACTACGACGCGGCGGTGATGGGCGGCGGCTTCATTGGCTTCATGCTCGGCACCACCGCCAATGCGATGGCGGTGATGCGCCGCCTGGCCCAGCGCTATGGGCCGGCGCCGCGCGCCTTCCTGGTGGCACCGCTGGTCGGCGCGTTCTTCATCGACTTCATCAACGCCCTGATCATCACCGGCTTCCTCAACTTCTGGCCGCACTGA
- a CDS encoding N-acyl-D-amino-acid deacylase family protein, with the protein MHDLLIRNALIFDGSDQPAVAGDVAIDGGRITAIGQLGAATAATVVDAQGLALAPGFIDVHTHDDLEVIRNPDMLSKLSQGVTTVVVGNCGISASPVQIRDQVPDPMNLLGDAGDFRYADFASYRNAVEQAGPAVNVAALVGHTALRQNHMDSLDRAATGEEISAMRAQLRDSLTQGALGLSSGLAYASAHAAPSTEVDALAEELPRNGLYATHLRDEFGGILDAMEEAFHAARAPQAAVRVSHLKCAGVDNWGRSGEVLDCLHAASASQDVACDCYPYAASASTLDLKQVTEAYDILITWSEPAPDQGGRLLAEIAADWKVTLMEAAIRLQPAGAVYHGMDEADVRRILSHPLTMIGSDGLPRDPRPHPRLWGTFPRVLGHYARDQQLFPLHTAVHKMTGLPASRFAMGARGFIRAGWCADLVLFDPGRVRDTASFHDPIRAAEGINAVWVNGCLSYDGSRVVARAGRFVRPEPAPTA; encoded by the coding sequence ATGCATGATCTTCTGATCCGCAATGCGCTGATCTTCGATGGCAGCGACCAACCCGCAGTGGCCGGCGACGTCGCCATCGATGGCGGCCGCATCACCGCGATAGGCCAGCTCGGCGCAGCGACGGCGGCAACTGTCGTCGATGCGCAGGGCCTGGCGTTGGCGCCGGGTTTCATCGATGTGCATACCCACGATGACCTGGAAGTGATCCGCAACCCGGACATGCTCAGCAAGCTGTCACAGGGTGTGACCACGGTGGTGGTCGGCAACTGCGGCATCAGTGCCAGTCCGGTGCAGATCCGCGACCAGGTACCGGATCCAATGAACCTGCTCGGTGATGCAGGGGATTTCCGCTATGCGGATTTCGCCAGCTACCGCAACGCGGTCGAACAGGCGGGCCCGGCCGTGAATGTTGCGGCGCTGGTCGGGCATACCGCGCTGCGGCAGAACCATATGGATAGCCTGGATCGCGCCGCCACGGGTGAGGAAATCAGCGCGATGCGTGCACAGCTGCGCGACAGCCTCACGCAAGGCGCGCTGGGCCTGAGCAGCGGCCTGGCCTATGCCTCGGCGCATGCCGCACCGTCCACCGAGGTGGATGCGCTGGCCGAGGAACTGCCGCGCAACGGCCTGTATGCCACCCACCTGCGCGACGAATTCGGCGGCATCCTCGATGCGATGGAAGAAGCCTTCCACGCTGCACGTGCGCCGCAGGCAGCGGTGCGTGTTTCACACCTGAAGTGTGCCGGCGTGGACAACTGGGGCCGCAGCGGCGAAGTGCTGGATTGCCTGCACGCCGCCTCGGCCAGCCAGGATGTGGCCTGCGACTGCTACCCGTATGCGGCCAGCGCCTCGACCCTGGACCTGAAGCAGGTCACCGAGGCCTACGACATCCTGATCACCTGGTCCGAGCCCGCACCCGACCAGGGCGGCCGCCTGCTGGCCGAGATCGCCGCCGACTGGAAGGTCACGCTGATGGAAGCCGCCATCCGCCTGCAACCGGCCGGCGCGGTCTACCACGGCATGGACGAGGCCGATGTGCGCCGCATCCTGAGCCACCCGCTGACCATGATCGGCTCCGATGGCCTGCCGCGCGATCCACGCCCGCACCCACGCTTGTGGGGCACCTTCCCGCGTGTGCTGGGCCACTACGCGCGCGATCAACAGCTGTTCCCACTGCACACCGCCGTGCACAAGATGACCGGCCTGCCGGCCTCGCGTTTCGCGATGGGCGCGCGCGGCTTCATCCGTGCGGGCTGGTGCGCCGACCTGGTGCTGTTCGATCCGGGCCGGGTACGCGACACCGCCAGCTTCCACGATCCGATCCGCGCCGCCGAAGGCATCAACGCGGTCTGGGTCAACGGCTGCCTGAGCTATGACGGCAGCCGCGTTGTTGCCCGCGCCGGCCGCTTCGTGCGGCCCGAGCCGGCACCGACCGCCTGA
- a CDS encoding pyridoxal phosphate-dependent aminotransferase has translation MSSPVKPLATRERLSEVRYEIRGELARRARELEAQGHKLIKLNIGNPGAFGFRAPAHLQHAIADDMGRTDPYTHQQGLPVAREAIAAAYARRGAPDAVADRVFLGNGVSELIDLSLRALLNPGDEVLIPSPDYPLWSAATILNDGRPVYYRCRPENGFLPDPVEMEALVSSRTRAIVLINPNNPAGASYPRELLEKIVAIARKHNLLLLVDEIYDQILYDGAQFQPVAPLAGDHPCLTFSGLSKVHRACGWRVGWMLLSGAGEQLGEFRAALDLLSALRLCANVPGQYAIEAAVSGPDTISELCSPGGRLYETRRAVIEACEASEHLSLVAPAGALYAFPAVIGPAAQGFDDHDFALQLMEEEGVLVVPGSSFNVPYRNHFRVTLLPEASVMREVFGRIDKLLSRRAEAVTKVVQLKPRSAVG, from the coding sequence ATGTCAAGCCCTGTCAAACCGCTAGCCACCCGTGAACGCCTGTCTGAAGTCCGCTACGAGATCCGTGGTGAACTGGCCCGACGAGCGCGGGAGCTGGAGGCCCAGGGCCACAAGCTGATCAAGCTCAACATCGGCAACCCCGGCGCATTCGGCTTCCGTGCGCCGGCTCACCTGCAGCACGCCATCGCCGATGACATGGGCCGCACGGATCCCTATACCCATCAGCAGGGCCTGCCGGTGGCGCGTGAAGCCATCGCCGCCGCCTATGCCCGTCGTGGCGCACCCGATGCGGTGGCGGACCGTGTGTTCCTGGGCAACGGCGTGTCCGAGCTGATCGATCTGTCGCTGCGTGCCCTGCTCAACCCGGGCGACGAAGTACTGATCCCCTCGCCGGACTATCCGCTGTGGTCGGCAGCCACCATCCTCAACGACGGCCGCCCGGTGTATTACCGCTGCCGCCCGGAAAACGGCTTCCTGCCCGACCCGGTGGAGATGGAAGCGCTGGTGTCCTCGCGCACCCGCGCCATCGTGCTGATCAACCCGAACAACCCGGCCGGCGCCAGCTACCCGCGCGAGCTGCTGGAAAAAATCGTCGCCATCGCCCGCAAGCACAACCTGTTGCTGCTGGTGGACGAAATCTACGACCAGATCCTCTACGACGGTGCCCAGTTCCAGCCGGTCGCTCCATTGGCCGGCGACCATCCTTGCCTCACCTTCAGCGGCCTGAGCAAGGTGCACCGCGCCTGCGGTTGGCGCGTGGGCTGGATGCTGCTGTCCGGTGCAGGCGAGCAGCTGGGTGAATTCCGCGCCGCACTGGATCTGCTCAGCGCACTGCGCCTGTGCGCCAACGTGCCCGGCCAGTACGCGATCGAAGCCGCTGTCAGCGGCCCGGACACCATTTCCGAACTGTGCAGCCCTGGCGGCCGCCTCTACGAAACCCGCCGTGCGGTGATCGAGGCCTGCGAGGCCAGCGAGCACCTGTCACTGGTAGCACCGGCCGGCGCGCTGTACGCATTCCCGGCGGTGATCGGCCCGGCCGCACAGGGCTTTGATGACCACGACTTCGCCCTGCAGCTGATGGAAGAAGAAGGCGTGCTGGTGGTGCCGGGTTCGAGCTTCAACGTGCCTTATCGCAACCACTTCCGCGTCACCTTGCTGCCCGAGGCCAGCGTGATGCGCGAGGTGTTCGGCCGCATCGACAAGCTGCTGAGCCGGCGTGCGGAAGCGGTCACCAAAGTGGTGCAGCTCAAGCCACGCAGCGCGGTGGGCTGA
- a CDS encoding class I SAM-dependent methyltransferase, with product MTAGANNQALPKDAARAIAGAFAPSRPWGNRWDYCYTLAKLRSDPLYPGVLDALRGSSAPVLDMGCGLGLLAHALRHDGQAMPYRGVDNDAAKIARAGKVAARAGLAASSFEVMDLATTLPTHRGSVAILDVLQYLNAEAQQALLRNAAAMLEGDGRLVMRMALADTSRRGRISRIGDRAANLIGWMQFRPRHYPDAESLRALLQQCGLHVSLRPLYGNTPFNNWLLVAHRG from the coding sequence GTGACGGCGGGCGCGAACAACCAGGCCCTTCCCAAGGATGCCGCACGTGCCATCGCAGGCGCGTTCGCCCCATCACGGCCCTGGGGCAACCGCTGGGACTACTGCTACACGCTTGCCAAACTGCGCAGCGACCCGCTCTACCCCGGGGTGCTCGACGCCCTGCGTGGCAGCAGCGCGCCCGTGCTGGACATGGGCTGCGGACTGGGCCTGCTGGCGCATGCCCTGCGCCATGACGGCCAGGCCATGCCCTACCGCGGGGTCGACAATGACGCGGCCAAGATTGCCCGCGCCGGCAAGGTCGCGGCCCGTGCCGGGCTGGCCGCCAGCAGTTTCGAGGTCATGGACCTGGCCACCACCCTGCCCACCCACCGTGGCAGTGTCGCCATCCTCGATGTATTGCAGTATCTGAACGCCGAGGCCCAGCAGGCACTGCTGCGCAACGCAGCGGCGATGCTTGAGGGCGATGGCCGGCTGGTCATGCGCATGGCCTTGGCCGATACCAGCCGCCGCGGGCGTATTTCGCGCATTGGCGACCGCGCGGCCAACCTGATCGGCTGGATGCAGTTCCGGCCCCGCCACTACCCGGATGCCGAATCCCTGCGCGCTCTGCTGCAGCAGTGTGGCCTGCACGTCAGCCTGCGCCCGCTGTATGGCAACACCCCGTTCAATAACTGGCTGCTGGTCGCCCACCGCGGTTGA
- a CDS encoding SGNH/GDSL hydrolase family protein, producing the protein MSETAATSPSYLALGDSYTIGEGVPQAGSWPFQLASALRAQGIALDDPQVIATTGWTTDELAAAIDAEAPQGPYALVSLLIGVNNQYRGRPLAEYRQQFEQLLQRAIALAGEDPRRVLVLSTPDWGFTPYAQQHGRDAAQVAREIDDFNAAAQACCGDYGVAFVDITPISRDNGQDARMLAEDGLHLSALMYQRWMQAALPTAAALLLAAPAA; encoded by the coding sequence ATGAGCGAAACCGCAGCCACCTCCCCGTCCTATCTGGCACTGGGCGACTCCTACACCATCGGCGAAGGCGTGCCGCAGGCCGGCAGCTGGCCGTTCCAGCTGGCTTCGGCGCTGCGTGCGCAGGGCATCGCTCTCGATGACCCGCAGGTCATCGCCACCACCGGCTGGACCACCGACGAACTGGCGGCTGCCATCGACGCCGAAGCCCCGCAGGGGCCGTATGCGCTGGTGAGCCTGCTGATCGGGGTGAACAACCAATACCGCGGGCGCCCGCTGGCCGAATACCGCCAGCAGTTCGAACAGCTGTTGCAGCGCGCGATTGCGCTGGCCGGCGAAGACCCGCGCCGGGTGCTGGTGCTGTCCACACCGGACTGGGGCTTCACCCCGTACGCGCAGCAGCACGGTCGCGATGCGGCCCAGGTGGCCCGCGAAATCGACGACTTCAACGCCGCCGCGCAGGCCTGCTGCGGCGACTACGGCGTGGCCTTCGTCGACATCACCCCGATCAGCCGCGACAACGGACAGGACGCAAGGATGCTGGCCGAAGATGGCCTGCACCTTTCGGCGCTGATGTACCAGCGCTGGATGCAGGCGGCACTGCCTACCGCCGCGGCACTGCTGCTGGCGGCCCCGGCCGCGTGA
- a CDS encoding MurR/RpiR family transcriptional regulator, which yields MSQNTFDIVYELRQRQHEFSPVEARIAAAILADVDAAAQYGVSELAERAEVSAAAISRFAKALGCEHVRELRARLASASAVGKRFLEQQNAPPVSALYAQICDDIQESLRHNIANLKEDVVQALAEAVCQARMIHIFGLGGCSTVFAQELQSRFVRFGRPVSACSDALMMKIIGATLGPQDLVLVLSVSGITPEIVSAVDIARTYGARIGAITQANTALAERSDWLLPIQIEETDFVFKPSASRYAMMLAIDVLATTTALNDANANHEHLRRIKLALDRHRGGDSRLPLGD from the coding sequence ATGTCGCAGAATACGTTCGATATCGTCTATGAGCTGCGCCAGCGCCAGCATGAATTCAGCCCGGTGGAAGCGCGCATCGCCGCGGCCATCCTCGCCGACGTGGATGCCGCCGCGCAGTACGGGGTCAGTGAACTGGCCGAACGCGCCGAAGTCAGTGCCGCCGCCATCTCGCGCTTTGCCAAGGCCCTGGGCTGCGAGCACGTGCGCGAGCTGCGCGCGCGGCTGGCCTCGGCCAGTGCGGTAGGCAAGCGTTTTCTGGAACAGCAGAACGCACCGCCGGTATCGGCGCTGTACGCGCAGATCTGCGACGACATCCAGGAAAGCCTGCGCCACAACATCGCCAACCTGAAGGAAGACGTGGTGCAGGCGCTGGCCGAGGCGGTCTGCCAGGCGCGGATGATCCATATCTTCGGACTGGGCGGCTGTTCCACCGTATTCGCGCAGGAACTGCAGAGCCGCTTCGTGCGCTTCGGCCGGCCGGTATCGGCCTGCAGCGATGCATTGATGATGAAGATCATCGGCGCCACGCTGGGCCCGCAGGATCTGGTGCTGGTGTTGTCGGTCAGCGGCATCACCCCGGAAATCGTCTCGGCAGTGGATATCGCCCGCACCTACGGCGCCCGCATCGGCGCCATCACCCAGGCCAACACCGCCTTGGCCGAGCGCAGCGACTGGCTGCTGCCTATCCAGATCGAGGAAACCGACTTCGTGTTCAAGCCCTCGGCTTCGCGCTACGCGATGATGCTGGCGATCGACGTGCTTGCCACCACCACCGCACTCAACGACGCCAACGCCAACCATGAACACCTGCGCCGCATCAAGCTGGCGCTGGACCGCCACCGCGGCGGTGACTCGCGCCTGCCGCTGGGTGATTGA
- a CDS encoding RidA family protein codes for MSDIKRYGAEGGVGQGKQHMPFSRAVEADGWLFVSGQVPMRDGELVAGTVTEQSHVVIGNVLAILAEAGYGPEHVVRCGVWLDDARDFYAFNGVFKHYFGENPPARACVESRMVVDCKVEVDCVAYKRPQR; via the coding sequence ATGAGTGACATCAAACGCTACGGCGCCGAAGGTGGCGTTGGCCAGGGCAAACAGCACATGCCGTTCTCGCGCGCGGTCGAAGCCGATGGCTGGCTGTTCGTGTCCGGGCAGGTGCCGATGCGCGACGGCGAACTGGTGGCCGGCACCGTGACCGAACAATCGCATGTGGTCATCGGCAACGTGCTGGCGATCCTGGCCGAGGCCGGCTACGGCCCGGAGCATGTGGTGCGCTGCGGCGTCTGGCTGGACGACGCGCGCGATTTCTACGCCTTCAACGGCGTGTTCAAGCATTACTTCGGCGAAAACCCACCCGCCCGCGCCTGCGTCGAAAGCCGCATGGTGGTGGACTGCAAGGTGGAAGTGGACTGCGTGGCCTACAAGCGCCCGCAGCGCTGA
- a CDS encoding DUF6172 family protein, translated as MKKTYSLAIEGKHPDRLLEASKHDIRKYTKRERGKALPAGADTWGFDSKLGVDEASAKPVAYDELFRAIDALVAAGNTQFYVEVVSKSAKRTPRPAAEPAPSSETDFED; from the coding sequence GTGAAGAAGACCTACAGCCTCGCCATCGAAGGCAAGCACCCCGACCGTCTGCTGGAAGCCAGCAAGCACGACATCCGCAAGTACACCAAGCGTGAGCGCGGCAAGGCCCTGCCGGCCGGCGCCGATACCTGGGGTTTTGACAGCAAGCTGGGCGTGGACGAAGCCTCCGCCAAGCCGGTGGCCTATGACGAGCTGTTCCGCGCCATTGACGCGTTGGTGGCGGCCGGCAACACCCAGTTCTACGTCGAAGTGGTCAGCAAGTCGGCCAAGCGCACCCCGCGCCCGGCAGCCGAGCCGGCCCCGTCCTCGGAAACCGATTTCGAAGATTGA
- the rsgA gene encoding ribosome small subunit-dependent GTPase A: MTDSIDFDSLRYIGWPWPGAPEDPAWQAAFAEHPQARPGRVIEQHRSGYVVADAPEASLKTESPPEWQRPRFPSHERAAVGDWVLLEGKRIVALLPRHTSIKRGAAGEHYHQQVIAANIDTVFIVCGLDADFNPRRIERYLLLVGGGGASPVVVLTKADQTDYSEDALAVLEDLAAQQIPLLAINGKDPESVSALLPWLGPGNTVVLVGSSGAGKSTLTNTLLGEDRMKTNEVRGNDSRGRHTTTHRALMPLPYGACLIDTPGMRELKPTGEETLSEGGFADIEELTTQCKFRNCSHHSEPGCAVQEAIERGDIDETRLESYLKLREEVALAAAKLAQRQAEQATERKHTGRGAQWRPINKGKRR; this comes from the coding sequence ATGACAGATTCCATCGATTTCGATTCGCTGCGTTATATCGGCTGGCCCTGGCCTGGTGCCCCCGAGGATCCGGCCTGGCAGGCGGCCTTTGCGGAGCACCCGCAGGCGCGGCCTGGGCGGGTGATCGAGCAGCACCGTTCCGGCTATGTGGTGGCCGACGCGCCCGAGGCCAGCCTCAAGACCGAGTCGCCACCGGAATGGCAGCGTCCGCGCTTCCCCAGCCACGAACGTGCCGCGGTAGGCGACTGGGTGCTACTGGAAGGCAAGCGCATCGTCGCGCTGCTGCCACGACATACCTCGATCAAGCGCGGCGCCGCAGGTGAGCACTATCACCAGCAGGTGATCGCGGCCAACATCGATACGGTGTTCATCGTCTGTGGGCTGGATGCGGACTTCAACCCGCGCCGCATCGAACGCTATCTGCTGCTGGTAGGCGGCGGTGGCGCGTCACCGGTGGTGGTGCTGACCAAGGCCGACCAGACCGACTACAGCGAAGATGCACTGGCGGTGCTGGAAGACCTGGCCGCGCAGCAGATTCCATTGCTGGCGATCAACGGCAAGGATCCGGAAAGTGTTTCCGCCCTGCTGCCGTGGCTGGGCCCAGGCAATACGGTGGTGCTGGTGGGTTCCTCCGGTGCCGGCAAATCCACCTTGACCAACACGTTGTTGGGCGAGGACCGGATGAAGACCAATGAAGTGCGCGGCAATGATTCGCGCGGCCGCCATACCACCACCCATCGCGCGCTGATGCCGTTGCCCTACGGTGCCTGCCTGATCGATACCCCGGGCATGCGGGAGCTCAAGCCCACCGGCGAGGAAACGCTTTCCGAGGGCGGGTTTGCCGATATCGAAGAACTCACCACGCAGTGCAAATTCCGCAACTGCTCGCATCACAGCGAACCTGGGTGTGCGGTGCAGGAAGCCATCGAACGCGGCGACATCGATGAAACCCGGCTGGAGAGTTACCTCAAACTGCGCGAGGAAGTCGCGCTGGCCGCCGCCAAGCTGGCGCAGCGCCAGGCCGAACAGGCCACCGAACGCAAGCACACTGGGCGCGGTGCGCAGTGGCGGCCGATCAATAAGGGCAAACGGCGCTGA
- a CDS encoding FAD-dependent oxidoreductase translates to MTPNAVPPVSSGHDLIVIGAGVVGLATAYAAAKRGRSVLLLDRNTGPALGTSFANGAQLSYAYTDAMAGPATWAQLPEMAFGRNGPFRTRWSADPDFLRWGLAFLRQASSGGLHRNTLATLQLALESRSAMQALLQQHPIDFDHQVSGKLHLYPSAEAMQGAAAMIALKRTSGVQQRLVDADEARAIEPALAGAPWLGGAVYSPDEEAGDPYRFSQGLLQVLQQDYGLQAWFGFDTQSLRHADGRWQLQARDGRSVQAARVVVCAGIDSVVLLKPLRQRMPLMAIKGYSFTAPLGANAPRVSLTDTKRKLVFCRLGSRIRVAGLADLNDWDPAPEPARLATLIAQARASLPEAADYDHIESSWAGLRPVTPWTSPIIRTLGDGLACNIGHGMLGWTLAMGSGERVVRQLLDTP, encoded by the coding sequence ATGACCCCCAACGCTGTGCCCCCGGTTTCTTCTGGCCATGACCTCATCGTCATTGGCGCTGGCGTGGTGGGCCTGGCCACGGCGTATGCCGCAGCGAAGCGGGGCCGCTCGGTGCTGCTGCTGGATCGCAATACCGGCCCGGCATTGGGCACCTCGTTCGCCAATGGCGCACAGCTCAGCTACGCCTACACCGACGCCATGGCCGGCCCCGCCACCTGGGCACAGCTGCCGGAGATGGCCTTCGGCCGTAACGGTCCCTTCCGCACGCGCTGGTCGGCGGACCCGGATTTCCTGCGCTGGGGGCTGGCGTTCCTGCGCCAGGCCAGTAGCGGCGGCCTGCATCGCAATACCCTGGCCACGCTGCAACTGGCGCTGGAATCGCGCTCAGCCATGCAGGCCCTGCTGCAACAGCATCCCATCGATTTCGATCATCAGGTCTCCGGCAAGCTGCACCTGTACCCCTCGGCCGAGGCGATGCAGGGCGCAGCGGCGATGATCGCACTCAAGCGCACAAGTGGCGTGCAGCAACGGCTGGTGGATGCCGACGAAGCTCGCGCCATCGAACCGGCGCTCGCTGGCGCGCCGTGGCTGGGCGGCGCGGTCTACTCACCCGACGAGGAAGCCGGCGACCCCTACCGTTTCAGTCAGGGCCTGCTGCAGGTGCTGCAACAGGACTATGGCCTGCAGGCGTGGTTCGGCTTCGACACGCAGTCGTTGCGCCATGCCGATGGACGCTGGCAGCTGCAGGCCCGCGATGGCCGCAGCGTGCAGGCGGCGCGCGTGGTGGTCTGTGCCGGCATCGACAGCGTTGTGCTGCTCAAGCCACTACGTCAGCGCATGCCGCTGATGGCAATCAAGGGCTATTCCTTCACCGCGCCGCTGGGCGCCAACGCACCCAGAGTCAGCCTCACCGATACCAAGCGCAAGCTGGTGTTCTGCCGCCTGGGCAGCCGTATCCGCGTTGCAGGGCTGGCCGACCTCAATGACTGGGATCCCGCACCAGAGCCGGCGCGGCTTGCCACCCTGATCGCGCAGGCGCGCGCCTCGCTGCCCGAGGCAGCCGACTACGATCACATCGAAAGCAGCTGGGCCGGGCTGCGCCCGGTCACGCCGTGGACGTCACCCATCATCCGCACGCTTGGCGATGGCCTGGCCTGCAACATCGGCCACGGCATGCTCGGCTGGACGCTGGCGATGGGCAGTGGCGAGCGCGTGGTGCGGCAACTGCTCGACACGCCCTGA
- a CDS encoding flavohemoglobin expression-modulating QEGLA motif protein: MGTADMHNDPAIGHHAALDARMVAAVRGVRLLGLTSWPATTQAPFLDSVARGKPLLPQVQYPKQDFSDTRRELAAIMAAADTSHPLGVYVHDSAHSWDLAAGLLEALGTRAVDTYSAQLFGVPEQPMPGNGPTTRDAARHFIQIAEELDHELLAPEEQVPVSATALQLMLQSDLDDFFDGRLITVELDRELIAKAAAGATRIRLRTSATFSAYDRAQLYHHEALVHSLTALNGREQTLLPSLALASPRITATQEGLATFAEQITGSIDIQRLKRISLRIEAIAMARDGADFIEIFNFFRAAGQTAEESFSSAQRVFRGVPTSGGAAFTKDTVYLRGLVSVHTFFRQMLRDEKLQTCRWLFAGKMTLGDAVALTPLFDAGVLAPPRWLPQWIHRANGLAGALAFSLFANRIRMDQISDT, translated from the coding sequence ATGGGCACGGCTGATATGCACAATGATCCGGCCATCGGCCACCACGCCGCGCTCGATGCGCGCATGGTGGCGGCGGTGCGCGGCGTCCGCCTGCTGGGGCTGACCAGTTGGCCGGCGACCACCCAGGCGCCGTTCCTCGACAGCGTCGCACGTGGCAAACCGCTGCTGCCGCAGGTGCAGTACCCGAAACAGGATTTCAGCGATACGCGGCGCGAACTGGCCGCGATCATGGCCGCGGCCGATACCTCGCATCCACTCGGCGTCTACGTGCACGACTCGGCGCACAGCTGGGACCTGGCCGCAGGCTTGCTGGAAGCCCTGGGCACGCGTGCGGTGGATACCTATTCGGCGCAGTTGTTTGGCGTGCCGGAGCAGCCCATGCCCGGCAATGGCCCGACCACCCGCGATGCCGCCCGCCATTTCATCCAGATCGCCGAGGAACTCGACCACGAACTGCTGGCGCCGGAAGAACAGGTGCCGGTGTCGGCCACCGCGCTGCAGCTGATGCTGCAGAGTGACCTGGATGATTTCTTCGACGGGCGCCTGATCACGGTGGAACTGGACCGCGAACTGATCGCCAAGGCCGCCGCTGGCGCCACCCGCATCCGCCTGCGCACCAGCGCCACGTTCAGTGCCTACGACCGCGCCCAGCTGTACCACCATGAGGCGCTGGTGCATTCGCTGACCGCCCTCAATGGGCGCGAGCAGACCCTGCTGCCCAGTCTTGCATTGGCCTCGCCGCGTATCACCGCCACCCAGGAAGGCCTGGCCACCTTCGCCGAGCAGATCACCGGCAGCATCGACATCCAGCGGCTGAAGCGCATCAGCCTGCGTATCGAGGCGATCGCGATGGCGCGCGACGGTGCCGATTTCATCGAGATCTTCAATTTCTTCCGTGCTGCCGGGCAGACCGCCGAGGAAAGCTTCTCCTCGGCCCAGCGCGTGTTCCGTGGCGTGCCGACCAGTGGCGGTGCCGCCTTCACCAAGGACACCGTCTACCTGCGCGGATTGGTCTCGGTGCACACCTTCTTCCGGCAGATGCTGCGCGATGAAAAGCTGCAGACCTGTCGTTGGCTGTTTGCCGGCAAGATGACCCTGGGCGATGCGGTGGCGCTGACGCCGTTGTTCGACGCTGGCGTGCTGGCGCCGCCACGCTGGTTGCCGCAGTGGATCCATCGCGCCAATGGTCTGGCCGGCGCGTTGGCGTTCTCGCTGTTCGCCAACCGTATCCGCATGGACCAGATCAGCGACACCTGA